Proteins encoded together in one Mauremys reevesii isolate NIE-2019 linkage group 11, ASM1616193v1, whole genome shotgun sequence window:
- the LOC120374369 gene encoding maestro heat-like repeat-containing protein family member 2B isoform X2 has protein sequence MLLQFLRTSLGMIDDSAWSSQISLELNQQMASYTSPSREKSFLYKALGTSLAVCQDLGHVKSQLHQFLKATDYMEAPERQVRTLSLSPLYQVTPECFLWGSALSWPGTDAISLHILFIAVSLSPRCPWV, from the exons atgctgcttcag ttcctaagaacatctctggggatgatagacgacagtgcctggagcagccagataagccttgagttgaaccagcagatggccagctatACCAGCCCCTCCCGTGAAAAG agtttcctgtataaggcgctaggaacgtccttagcagtttgtcaggacctgggccacgttaaatcccagcttcatcaatttttgaaagcaacagattatatggaagcccctgagagacaggtgaggactctgtccctctccccactttaCCAAGTAACCCCTGAATGCTTcctgtggggctcagctctgagctggcctgggacagatgccatttcgcttcatatcctcttcattgctgtttcactcagcccccgctgcccatggGTCTGA
- the LOC120374369 gene encoding maestro heat-like repeat-containing protein family member 2B isoform X1 gives MKGRDLVTNTPQKFLRTSLGMIDDSAWSSQISLELNQQMASYTSPSREKSFLYKALGTSLAVCQDLGHVKSQLHQFLKATDYMEAPERQVRTLSLSPLYQVTPECFLWGSALSWPGTDAISLHILFIAVSLSPRCPWV, from the exons atgaaaggaagggacctagtgacaaatacgccccagaag ttcctaagaacatctctggggatgatagacgacagtgcctggagcagccagataagccttgagttgaaccagcagatggccagctatACCAGCCCCTCCCGTGAAAAG agtttcctgtataaggcgctaggaacgtccttagcagtttgtcaggacctgggccacgttaaatcccagcttcatcaatttttgaaagcaacagattatatggaagcccctgagagacaggtgaggactctgtccctctccccactttaCCAAGTAACCCCTGAATGCTTcctgtggggctcagctctgagctggcctgggacagatgccatttcgcttcatatcctcttcattgctgtttcactcagcccccgctgcccatggGTCTGA